The Oncorhynchus clarkii lewisi isolate Uvic-CL-2024 unplaced genomic scaffold, UVic_Ocla_1.0 unplaced_contig_6758_pilon_pilon, whole genome shotgun sequence genome has a window encoding:
- the LOC139403139 gene encoding phosphatidylinositol-3-phosphate phosphatase MTMR7-like isoform X2, which translates to MMEHIRTPKVENVRLIDRTAPRKAMVGTLYLSATHTIFVENNPETRRETWVLHSMVASVERPPTTPSGSHLVVHTKNFQVVQLLIPQERDAMDVQASLARLSRPEKYSELYCLSINPNANKEEREESWSFLDLQADYRRMGVPNNLWVSTPANSEYRVCDTYPSELFVPKSATPPVIVGSSKFRSRGRLPVLTYFHQDTLAAICRCSQPLSGFSARSQEDEQMLEAIMKSNPGSDYIYVVDTRPKLNAMANRAAGKGYENEDHYANIKLQFIGIENIHVMRNSQQKIIDVGELKTPSMGDFLWGLESSGWLKHIKAVLDAGVFIAKAVAEEGISVVVHCSDGWDRTAQACSVASVLLEPYYRTMKGLMLLIERDWVSFGHKFSHRYNHLEGDPKEVSPVIDQFLECVWQLSEQFPCAFEFNERFLVQLHRHVYSCQYGNFLGNSQKERRDMGLRERTHSLWPQLWKDRAQYANPLYRADHTQTQGMLRPNTTPYCFKMWKGMYNRVEKSSPPRQTPTDLLTAVREETQQLEEELTNHQEVAPGGTAQPGTKQEDCSPDKSGSN; encoded by the exons ATGATGGAGCACATCAGAACGCCAAAG GTGGAGAATGTCCGCCTGATTGACCGTACGGCCCCTAGGAAAGCCATGGTGGGGACGCTGTACCTCTCCGCCACCCACACCATCTTCGTGGAGAACAACCCAGAGACACGCAGAGAGACTTGG GTGCTCCACAGCATGGTGGCCAGTGTGGAGCGGCCGCCCACCACCCCTTCAGGAAGCCACCTGGTCGTCCACACTAAGAACTTCCAGGTGGTTCAGCTGCTCATCCCCCAGGAGAGGGACGCCATGGATGTCCAGGCCTCGCTTGCACGCCTCTCTCGCCCAG AGAAATATAGCGAGCTCTACTGCTTGTCCATCAATCCCAACGCTaacaaggaggagagggaggagtccTGGAGTTTCCTAGACCTGCAGGCAGACTACAGACGCATGGGCGTGCCCAACAACCTCTGGGTCAGCACGCCAGCCAACAGCGAGTACAGG gTGTGTGATACGTACCCATCAGAGCTGTTTGTGCCAAAGTCGGCCACACCTCCAGTCATCGTGGGGAGCTCTAAGTTCCGGAGCCGAGGGCGTTTACCTGTCCTGACGTACTTCCACCAGGATACCCTA GCTGCTATCTGCCGCTGTAGTCAGCCCCTGTCCGGCTTCAGCGCTCGCTCCCAGGAGGATGAACAAATGCTGGAGGCCATCATGAAGTCCAACCCGGGCAGCGACTACATCTACGTGGTGGACACCAGGccaaag TTGAATGCGATGGCCAACCGGGCGGCTGGAAAAGGCTATGAGAACGAGGACCACTACGCCAACATCAAACTGCAGTTCATCGGCATCGAGAACATCCACGTGATGAGGAACAGCCAGCAGAAGATCATTGACG TGGGTGAGCTCAAGACTCCCTCCATGGGCGACTTCCTGTGGGGGCTGGAGAGCTCCGGTTGGCTGAAGCACATCAAAGCCGTGCTGGACGCAGGCGTCTTCATCGCCAAG GCGGTTGCGGAGGAGGGTATCAGTGTGGTGGTCCACTGTTCGGACGGTTGGGACAGGACGGCCCAGGCCTGCTCTGTAGCCAGTGTTCTCCTGGAGCCTTACTACAGAACTATGAAGGGACTCATG CTGCTAATCGAGAGGGACTGGGTGTCGTTCGGTCACAAGTTTTCACACAG GTACAACCATCTGGAAGGTGATCCTAAAGAGGTGTCCCCGGTGATAGACCAGTTCCTGGAGTGTGTGtggcagctgtcagagcagttcccCTGTGCCTTTGAGTTCAACGAGCGCTTCCTGGTTCAGCTGCACAGACACGTCTACTCCTGCCAGTACGGCAACTTCCTGGGCAACAgccagaaggagaggagggacatggG GTTGCGTGAGAGGACTCACTCCCTGTGGCCCCAGCTGTGGAAGGACAGGGCACAGTACGCCAACCCCTTGTACAGGGCTGACCACACCCAGACTCAGGGGATGCTACGGCCAAACACCACCCCTTACTGCTTCAA GATGTGGAAGGGCATGTATAACCGTGTGGAGAAGAGCTCTCCTCCGCGCCAGACGCCCACCGACTTACTGACAGCCGTCAGGGAGGAGACTCAGCAGCTGGAGGAGGAGCTGACCAATCACCAGGAGGTAGCACCGGGAGGGACGGCCCAACCGGGCACCAAACAAG AGGATTGCAGCCCTGACAAAAGCGGATCAAACTAA
- the LOC139403139 gene encoding phosphatidylinositol-3-phosphate phosphatase MTMR7-like isoform X1, producing MMEHIRTPKVENVRLIDRTAPRKAMVGTLYLSATHTIFVENNPETRRETWVLHSMVASVERPPTTPSGSHLVVHTKNFQVVQLLIPQERDAMDVQASLARLSRPEKYSELYCLSINPNANKEEREESWSFLDLQADYRRMGVPNNLWVSTPANSEYRVCDTYPSELFVPKSATPPVIVGSSKFRSRGRLPVLTYFHQDTLAAICRCSQPLSGFSARSQEDEQMLEAIMKSNPGSDYIYVVDTRPKLNAMANRAAGKGYENEDHYANIKLQFIGIENIHVMRNSQQKIIDVGELKTPSMGDFLWGLESSGWLKHIKAVLDAGVFIAKAVAEEGISVVVHCSDGWDRTAQACSVASVLLEPYYRTMKGLMLLIERDWVSFGHKFSHRYNHLEGDPKEVSPVIDQFLECVWQLSEQFPCAFEFNERFLVQLHRHVYSCQYGNFLGNSQKERRDMGLRERTHSLWPQLWKDRAQYANPLYRADHTQTQGMLRPNTTPYCFKMWKGMYNRVEKSSPPRQTPTDLLTAVREETQQLEEELTNHQERIAALTKADQTKGNAGQRKINKVCEEECRPGGLAHPTGDGPFTSPPQGYSPSQGGPPGSAMTLPLGPPKGPGPDPDDLSSACSDMESGVADLSSRSSSGGDDNKDPDEAVYCTA from the exons ATGATGGAGCACATCAGAACGCCAAAG GTGGAGAATGTCCGCCTGATTGACCGTACGGCCCCTAGGAAAGCCATGGTGGGGACGCTGTACCTCTCCGCCACCCACACCATCTTCGTGGAGAACAACCCAGAGACACGCAGAGAGACTTGG GTGCTCCACAGCATGGTGGCCAGTGTGGAGCGGCCGCCCACCACCCCTTCAGGAAGCCACCTGGTCGTCCACACTAAGAACTTCCAGGTGGTTCAGCTGCTCATCCCCCAGGAGAGGGACGCCATGGATGTCCAGGCCTCGCTTGCACGCCTCTCTCGCCCAG AGAAATATAGCGAGCTCTACTGCTTGTCCATCAATCCCAACGCTaacaaggaggagagggaggagtccTGGAGTTTCCTAGACCTGCAGGCAGACTACAGACGCATGGGCGTGCCCAACAACCTCTGGGTCAGCACGCCAGCCAACAGCGAGTACAGG gTGTGTGATACGTACCCATCAGAGCTGTTTGTGCCAAAGTCGGCCACACCTCCAGTCATCGTGGGGAGCTCTAAGTTCCGGAGCCGAGGGCGTTTACCTGTCCTGACGTACTTCCACCAGGATACCCTA GCTGCTATCTGCCGCTGTAGTCAGCCCCTGTCCGGCTTCAGCGCTCGCTCCCAGGAGGATGAACAAATGCTGGAGGCCATCATGAAGTCCAACCCGGGCAGCGACTACATCTACGTGGTGGACACCAGGccaaag TTGAATGCGATGGCCAACCGGGCGGCTGGAAAAGGCTATGAGAACGAGGACCACTACGCCAACATCAAACTGCAGTTCATCGGCATCGAGAACATCCACGTGATGAGGAACAGCCAGCAGAAGATCATTGACG TGGGTGAGCTCAAGACTCCCTCCATGGGCGACTTCCTGTGGGGGCTGGAGAGCTCCGGTTGGCTGAAGCACATCAAAGCCGTGCTGGACGCAGGCGTCTTCATCGCCAAG GCGGTTGCGGAGGAGGGTATCAGTGTGGTGGTCCACTGTTCGGACGGTTGGGACAGGACGGCCCAGGCCTGCTCTGTAGCCAGTGTTCTCCTGGAGCCTTACTACAGAACTATGAAGGGACTCATG CTGCTAATCGAGAGGGACTGGGTGTCGTTCGGTCACAAGTTTTCACACAG GTACAACCATCTGGAAGGTGATCCTAAAGAGGTGTCCCCGGTGATAGACCAGTTCCTGGAGTGTGTGtggcagctgtcagagcagttcccCTGTGCCTTTGAGTTCAACGAGCGCTTCCTGGTTCAGCTGCACAGACACGTCTACTCCTGCCAGTACGGCAACTTCCTGGGCAACAgccagaaggagaggagggacatggG GTTGCGTGAGAGGACTCACTCCCTGTGGCCCCAGCTGTGGAAGGACAGGGCACAGTACGCCAACCCCTTGTACAGGGCTGACCACACCCAGACTCAGGGGATGCTACGGCCAAACACCACCCCTTACTGCTTCAA GATGTGGAAGGGCATGTATAACCGTGTGGAGAAGAGCTCTCCTCCGCGCCAGACGCCCACCGACTTACTGACAGCCGTCAGGGAGGAGACTCAGCAGCTGGAGGAGGAGCTGACCAATCACCAGGAG AGGATTGCAGCCCTGACAAAAGCGGATCAAACTAAGGGTAATGCGGGTCAGAGGAAGATCAACAAAGTGTGTGAGGAAGAATGCAGGCCAGGTGGGCTGGCTCATCCCACTGGAGATGGCCCCTTCACTAGCCCCCCTCAGGGCTATTCTCCCTCCCAGGGGGGGCCCCCGGGCTCGGCTATGACCCTGCCCTTGGGGCCCCCCAAGGGCCCTGGCCCTGACCCCGACGACCTCTCCTCGGCTTGCAGCGACATGGAATCGGGCGTGGCCGACCTCAGCAGCCGCTCCTCCAGCGGCGGCGACGACAACAAGGACCCCGACGAGGCCGTCTACTGCACGGCCTGA